One segment of Streptosporangium brasiliense DNA contains the following:
- the modB gene encoding molybdate ABC transporter permease subunit, whose product MPWVLAVPAVAGLAFLVLPLAGLLVRAPWPTMGRRLAQPQVLEALRLSLVTATLATAICLLLGVPLAWLLARGDLPGRRLVRALVTVPLVLPPVVGGVALLLVLGRNGLVGRWIHETLGFSLPFTTAGVVVAEAFVAMPFLVISVEGALKAADLRFEEAAATLGASRWRVFTRVTLPLVAPGISAGAVLCWARALGEFGATITFAGNFPGRTQTMPLAVYLALETDPEAAIVLSLVLLAVSVAVLASLRERWVGAS is encoded by the coding sequence ATGCCGTGGGTGCTGGCGGTCCCGGCGGTCGCCGGGCTGGCGTTCCTGGTCCTGCCGCTGGCCGGGCTGCTGGTGCGGGCCCCGTGGCCGACGATGGGGCGGCGGCTGGCGCAGCCGCAGGTGCTGGAGGCGCTGCGGCTCTCGCTGGTCACCGCGACCCTCGCGACCGCGATCTGCCTGCTGCTCGGGGTGCCGCTGGCCTGGCTGCTGGCCCGGGGCGACCTCCCCGGCCGACGGCTGGTCCGGGCGCTGGTGACGGTGCCGCTGGTGCTGCCGCCGGTGGTCGGGGGCGTGGCGCTGCTGCTGGTCCTCGGCCGCAACGGGCTGGTCGGCCGGTGGATCCACGAGACGCTGGGGTTCTCGCTCCCGTTCACCACGGCGGGGGTCGTGGTGGCCGAGGCGTTCGTGGCCATGCCGTTCCTGGTCATCAGCGTGGAGGGTGCGCTGAAGGCCGCCGACCTGCGGTTCGAGGAGGCGGCGGCGACCCTCGGAGCCTCCCGCTGGCGGGTGTTCACCCGGGTCACCCTGCCGCTGGTCGCACCGGGCATCTCGGCGGGGGCCGTGCTCTGCTGGGCCAGGGCCCTGGGCGAGTTCGGGGCCACGATCACCTTCGCCGGAAACTTCCCCGGCCGGACCCAGACCATGCCGCTGGCGGTCTACCTGGCGCTGGAGACCGATCCCGAGGCCGCGATCGTGCTGAGCCTGGTGCTGCTGGCGGTCTCGGTGGCCGTGCTGGCCAGCCTGCGGGAACGGTGGGTCGGGGCGTCATGA
- a CDS encoding ABC transporter ATP-binding protein, producing MIRSRLVVERPRFRLDVELDAARGETVALLGPNGAGKTTALRALAGLLPLTGGHIDLDGEPIHRLPAERRPIGMVFQDYLLFPHLSALDNVAFGPRCQDVPKKRARRLAQEWLERVGLGEHAAARPRELSGGQAQRVALARALAVRPRLLLLDEPLAALDAHTRLDIRARLRHHLEDFEGVAVLVTHDPLDAMVLADRLVVIENGRVVQQGAPSAVARHPRTEYVARLVGLNLYRGVADGHAVRLEGITLNADESNAGPVFLAFPPSAVALYRSRPDGSPRNLWEATIGGVERHGDHVRVLLAGPVEAAADITAAAVAELDLRPGGRVWAALKATETHAYPA from the coding sequence ATGATCAGGAGCAGGCTGGTCGTCGAGAGGCCGAGGTTCCGCCTCGACGTCGAGCTGGACGCCGCCCGGGGAGAGACGGTCGCCCTGCTCGGCCCCAACGGCGCGGGCAAGACCACCGCGCTGCGCGCCCTGGCCGGGCTGCTGCCCCTCACCGGCGGGCACATCGACCTCGACGGCGAGCCGATCCACCGGCTGCCCGCCGAACGGCGGCCGATCGGCATGGTGTTCCAGGACTACCTGCTCTTCCCGCACCTGTCGGCACTGGACAACGTGGCCTTCGGGCCGCGCTGCCAGGACGTGCCGAAAAAGCGGGCCCGGCGGCTCGCCCAGGAGTGGCTGGAGCGGGTCGGCCTCGGCGAGCACGCCGCCGCCCGGCCCCGCGAACTCTCCGGCGGCCAGGCCCAGCGCGTCGCCCTCGCCCGGGCCCTGGCCGTACGGCCCCGCCTCCTGCTCCTGGACGAGCCGCTGGCCGCCCTCGACGCCCACACCCGCCTGGACATCCGCGCCCGGCTCCGCCACCACCTGGAGGATTTCGAGGGGGTGGCCGTCCTGGTCACCCACGACCCGCTGGACGCGATGGTCCTGGCCGACCGCCTCGTCGTGATCGAGAACGGCCGCGTCGTCCAGCAGGGGGCGCCCTCGGCCGTGGCCCGCCACCCCCGCACCGAATACGTCGCCCGCCTGGTCGGGCTGAACCTCTACCGGGGGGTCGCCGACGGGCACGCCGTACGGCTGGAGGGCATCACCCTCAACGCGGACGAGTCCAACGCCGGCCCGGTCTTCCTCGCCTTCCCGCCGTCCGCCGTGGCGCTCTACCGCAGCCGCCCCGACGGCAGCCCGCGCAACCTCTGGGAGGCGACGATCGGCGGGGTCGAGCGCCACGGCGACCACGTGCGGGTGCTCCTGGCCGGCCCGGTCGAGGCCGCCGCCGACATCACCGCCGCCGCCGTCGCCGAGCTGGACCTACGTCCGGGCGGGCGGGTCTGGGCGGCGCTCAAGGCCACCGAGACCCACGCCTACCCCGCCTGA
- a CDS encoding type II toxin-antitoxin system Phd/YefM family antitoxin, producing the protein MTVLPLADARARLSGIVESAVSTHERFEITRNGVPAAVLLAADDYETMREMIEILASAETVAAIREGLADLEAGRTHSQSEVEALLRRTGRL; encoded by the coding sequence ATGACTGTTCTTCCTCTGGCCGACGCCCGCGCCCGGCTGTCGGGCATCGTGGAGTCCGCCGTAAGCACCCACGAGCGGTTCGAGATCACCCGCAACGGCGTCCCCGCGGCCGTGCTGCTGGCCGCGGACGACTACGAGACGATGCGCGAGATGATCGAGATCCTCGCCTCCGCCGAGACTGTGGCCGCCATCCGCGAGGGGCTCGCCGATCTGGAGGCGGGACGCACCCACTCCCAGTCGGAGGTGGAGGCCCTCCTGCGCCGGACCGGTCGCCTGTGA
- a CDS encoding type II toxin-antitoxin system RelE family toxin gives MSERYGLHLTRRARQDLAERLPAKVVPAVWEFITGPLLDNPHRVGKPLDEPLAPQWSARRGDYRVLYLIDDGRIVVQVITVQHRADAYRSH, from the coding sequence GTGAGCGAGCGGTACGGACTTCACCTCACCCGCCGTGCCAGGCAGGATCTCGCCGAACGCCTGCCGGCGAAGGTCGTGCCCGCGGTCTGGGAGTTCATCACCGGTCCGCTGCTGGACAATCCTCACCGGGTGGGCAAGCCCCTCGACGAGCCCCTCGCACCCCAATGGTCCGCGCGCCGGGGGGACTACCGGGTCCTGTACCTGATCGACGACGGCCGGATCGTGGTCCAGGTGATCACCGTTCAGCACCGGGCGGACGCCTATCGATCGCACTAG
- the secA2 gene encoding accessory Sec system translocase SecA2 has product MASITQLIRRFLERPGSIDLVPFERTVASAGAREERIKGLAELPEPSVDDLAEFCAIVREAAHRTLGLRPYDVQLVGMLAMLSGNVAEMATGEGKTLSGAMAAAGYALQGKRVHVISVNDYLAQRDAEWMGPLYESLGVSVGWIAESSTPQERRAAYAKDVTYGSVSEIGFDVLRDRTRTDVAELVVPEPGVALVDEADSVLVDEARVPLVLAGAADPGGAVPEMAALVRQLVKGYHYELDDQARNVHLTGKGIDTVEQALGLALYDDAATLTEVNLALHAHALLTKDVDYIVRDGRVHLINPSRGRVALLQRWPDGLQAAVEAKEALSPSETGEILDSITVQGLITRYPERCGMTGTAVAVGDQLREFYDLKVAVVPSNRPCVRTDAPDRLFEYAMEKDRALVEEIVEVHATGRPILIGTLDVAESERLSLTLSGRGLECVVLNAKNDAEEASIIARAGERGAITVSTQMAGRGTDIRLGEGVDELGGLYVIGSGRHTSSRLDDQLRGRAGRQGDPGGSVFFVSGEDDLITHYVADEYAKGVPDQVLVGHAQRVAEGVNMEIHRNTWRYTRLLEHHRSLVLGLREKALRGRSAADALAGAVPERWAELEEEVGAEVLQEAARQIVLFHLDRCWADHLAYLGELREGIHLRALGRLSPIDEFNKEAKPAYERMLAEIESRSIATFETAPITSEGLDLDGAGLNRPTATWTYLVQDNPFGTEWERILNRLATKVRRRR; this is encoded by the coding sequence GTGGCCTCGATAACTCAGCTCATCAGGCGTTTCCTGGAGCGTCCCGGTTCGATCGACCTGGTGCCCTTCGAGCGGACCGTGGCGTCCGCCGGGGCCCGGGAGGAGCGGATCAAGGGGCTCGCCGAGCTGCCGGAGCCCTCGGTGGACGACCTGGCCGAGTTCTGCGCGATCGTGCGCGAGGCCGCGCACCGCACGCTGGGCCTGCGCCCTTACGACGTGCAGCTCGTGGGCATGCTCGCCATGCTGTCGGGCAACGTCGCGGAGATGGCCACCGGCGAGGGCAAGACCCTGTCGGGGGCCATGGCCGCCGCCGGATACGCCCTGCAGGGCAAGCGGGTGCACGTGATCTCGGTCAACGACTACCTGGCGCAGCGCGACGCCGAGTGGATGGGTCCGCTGTACGAGTCGCTGGGCGTGTCGGTCGGCTGGATCGCGGAGTCCTCCACCCCGCAGGAGCGCCGGGCCGCCTACGCCAAGGACGTGACGTACGGGTCGGTCAGCGAGATCGGCTTCGACGTGCTCCGCGACCGGACCCGCACCGACGTGGCCGAGCTGGTCGTGCCCGAGCCGGGCGTGGCGCTGGTGGACGAGGCCGACTCGGTGCTGGTCGACGAGGCCAGGGTGCCGCTGGTGCTGGCCGGGGCCGCCGACCCGGGCGGCGCCGTGCCGGAGATGGCCGCGCTGGTCCGCCAGCTGGTCAAGGGATACCACTACGAGCTCGACGACCAGGCGCGCAACGTCCACCTGACCGGCAAGGGCATCGACACCGTCGAGCAGGCGCTGGGCCTGGCCCTCTACGACGACGCCGCCACGCTGACCGAGGTCAACCTCGCCCTGCACGCGCACGCCCTGCTGACCAAGGACGTCGACTACATCGTGCGCGACGGCAGGGTCCATCTGATCAACCCCTCCCGGGGCCGGGTGGCGCTGCTGCAGCGCTGGCCGGACGGCCTGCAGGCCGCGGTCGAGGCCAAGGAGGCGCTGTCCCCCTCGGAGACCGGCGAGATCCTCGACTCGATCACCGTCCAGGGCCTGATCACCCGCTACCCTGAGAGATGCGGCATGACCGGCACGGCGGTCGCGGTCGGCGACCAGCTCCGCGAGTTCTACGACCTCAAGGTGGCCGTGGTCCCGTCCAACCGGCCGTGCGTGCGGACCGACGCGCCCGACCGGCTCTTCGAGTACGCGATGGAGAAGGACCGCGCGCTGGTCGAGGAGATCGTCGAGGTGCACGCGACCGGGCGGCCGATCCTGATCGGCACCCTGGACGTGGCCGAGTCCGAGCGGCTCTCCCTGACGCTGAGCGGGCGCGGCCTGGAGTGCGTGGTCCTCAACGCCAAGAACGACGCCGAGGAGGCGTCGATCATCGCCAGGGCCGGGGAGCGCGGCGCGATCACGGTCTCCACCCAGATGGCCGGGCGCGGCACCGACATCCGCCTGGGCGAGGGCGTGGACGAGCTCGGCGGGCTGTATGTCATCGGTTCCGGCCGGCACACCAGCAGCCGTCTGGACGACCAGCTCCGCGGCCGCGCGGGCCGCCAGGGCGACCCCGGCGGCTCGGTCTTCTTCGTGAGCGGCGAGGACGATCTGATCACCCACTACGTGGCCGACGAGTACGCCAAGGGCGTGCCCGACCAGGTTCTCGTGGGCCACGCCCAGCGCGTCGCCGAGGGCGTCAACATGGAGATCCACCGCAACACCTGGCGCTACACCCGCCTCCTCGAACACCACCGGAGCCTGGTCCTCGGCCTCCGCGAGAAGGCCCTGCGCGGCCGCTCGGCCGCCGACGCGCTCGCCGGGGCCGTCCCCGAGCGGTGGGCCGAGCTGGAGGAGGAGGTCGGCGCGGAGGTGCTCCAGGAGGCCGCCCGGCAGATCGTCCTGTTCCACCTCGACCGCTGCTGGGCCGACCACCTGGCCTACCTGGGCGAGCTCCGCGAGGGCATCCACCTGCGGGCGCTGGGCCGCCTCAGCCCGATCGACGAGTTCAACAAGGAGGCCAAGCCCGCCTACGAACGCATGCTGGCCGAGATCGAGTCCCGCTCGATCGCCACCTTCGAGACCGCCCCCATCACCTCCGAGGGCCTCGACCTCGACGGCGCGGGCCTCAACCGCCCCACCGCCACCTGGACCTACCTCGTCCAGGACAACCCCTTCGGCACCGAGTGGGAGCGCATCCTCAACCGCCTGGCCACCAAGGTCCGCCGCCGCCGCTGA
- a CDS encoding lactate 2-monooxygenase, which translates to MAFSDYQYEIYLNGLAGLRPPYPTDVAGLEQAARRHLAPEPYGYVAGSAGTGATERANREAFDRWRIVPRMLREVSVRDLSTELFGRTYPAPVALAPIGVQSIVHPHGELATARAAASLGVPAVLSTASSHTLEEVAEAGGPRWYQLYWPHDDEVTLSLLDRAAKSGYDTLVVTLDTWTLAWRPTDLDHAYLPFLRGTGLAIPLSDPVFRSRLERPVEEDLNAAILRWAPMFHGRSHTWDRLSLLRDNWDGPIVLKGVQHVDDALRAADAGMDGVVVSNHGGRQVDGAMASLDALPAVAAAVGERLTVLFDSGIRTGADVLKALALGARAVLLGRPYVWGLAVGGEEGVRHVVRSLLADLDLTLGLAGHRTPADLDPSALEAR; encoded by the coding sequence GTGGCCTTCTCTGACTACCAGTACGAGATCTACCTCAACGGGCTGGCCGGCCTGCGCCCGCCGTACCCGACGGACGTAGCCGGGCTCGAACAGGCCGCCAGGCGGCACCTCGCGCCCGAGCCCTACGGGTATGTGGCCGGTTCGGCGGGGACGGGGGCGACCGAGCGGGCCAACCGCGAGGCGTTCGACCGGTGGCGGATCGTGCCCAGGATGTTGCGCGAGGTCTCGGTCAGGGACCTGAGCACGGAGCTGTTCGGCAGGACCTACCCGGCGCCCGTCGCGCTCGCCCCGATCGGCGTGCAGTCGATCGTGCACCCGCACGGCGAGCTCGCGACCGCCAGGGCCGCCGCCTCGCTCGGCGTCCCCGCCGTGCTGAGCACCGCCTCCTCCCACACCCTCGAAGAGGTCGCCGAGGCCGGCGGACCCCGGTGGTACCAGCTCTACTGGCCGCACGACGACGAGGTCACGCTCAGCCTGCTCGACCGGGCGGCCAAGAGCGGCTACGACACCCTGGTCGTCACCCTCGACACCTGGACCCTGGCCTGGCGGCCCACCGACCTCGACCACGCCTACCTGCCGTTCCTGCGCGGCACCGGCCTGGCGATCCCGCTGTCGGACCCGGTCTTCAGGTCCCGGCTGGAACGCCCGGTCGAGGAGGACCTGAACGCGGCGATCCTGCGGTGGGCGCCGATGTTCCACGGCCGCTCCCACACCTGGGACCGGCTCTCCCTGCTCCGCGACAACTGGGACGGGCCGATCGTCCTGAAGGGCGTCCAGCACGTGGACGACGCCCTGCGCGCGGCCGACGCCGGGATGGACGGCGTCGTCGTCTCCAACCACGGCGGCAGGCAGGTCGACGGCGCCATGGCCTCGCTGGACGCGCTCCCCGCCGTCGCCGCCGCCGTGGGCGAGCGGCTGACCGTGCTGTTCGACTCCGGGATCCGCACCGGGGCCGACGTCCTCAAGGCGCTCGCCCTCGGGGCGCGCGCCGTGCTGCTGGGCCGGCCGTACGTCTGGGGTCTGGCGGTGGGCGGCGAGGAGGGCGTCCGCCACGTGGTGCGGAGCCTGCTCGCCGACCTCGACCTCACCCTCGGGCTGGCGGGCCACCGCACGCCCGCCGACCTCGACCCGTCCGCCCTGGAGGCACGATGA
- a CDS encoding class II aldolase/adducin family protein: MSLSDLQPIPTDQLTFRLPQKFETVEEERRHRQERLVAALRLFGRFGFEEGVAGHITARDPEHTDHFWVNPFGMSFKHIKVSDLILVNHEGQVVEGRYHVNQAAFAIHAMVHQARPDAVAAAHSHSVYGKALSSLGALLEPLTQDACAFYEDHGLFDDYTGVVVETEEGRRIARALGSCKAVILRNHGLLTVGDTVDAAAWWFITMERSCQAQLLAKAAGPTVPIDHENAKLTHGQIGNDLVGWINFQPLYDQITAAEPDMFG; this comes from the coding sequence ATGAGCCTGTCCGACCTGCAGCCGATCCCCACCGACCAGCTCACCTTCCGGCTGCCGCAGAAATTCGAGACCGTGGAGGAGGAACGCCGCCACCGCCAGGAGCGCCTGGTGGCCGCGCTACGGCTGTTCGGCAGGTTCGGCTTCGAGGAGGGCGTGGCCGGGCACATCACCGCCCGGGACCCCGAGCACACCGACCACTTCTGGGTGAACCCGTTCGGCATGTCCTTCAAGCACATCAAGGTCAGCGACCTCATCCTCGTCAACCACGAGGGCCAGGTCGTCGAGGGGCGCTACCACGTCAACCAGGCCGCGTTCGCGATCCACGCGATGGTCCACCAGGCCAGGCCCGACGCGGTCGCCGCCGCGCACAGCCACTCGGTGTACGGCAAGGCGCTGTCGTCGCTGGGCGCCCTCCTGGAGCCGCTGACCCAGGACGCGTGCGCGTTCTACGAGGACCACGGGCTGTTCGACGACTACACCGGCGTGGTCGTGGAGACGGAGGAGGGTCGCCGCATCGCCCGGGCGCTCGGCTCCTGCAAGGCGGTCATCCTGCGCAACCACGGCCTGCTCACCGTCGGCGACACCGTGGACGCCGCCGCCTGGTGGTTCATCACGATGGAGCGCTCGTGCCAGGCCCAGCTCCTGGCCAAGGCCGCCGGGCCGACGGTGCCGATCGACCACGAGAACGCCAAGCTCACCCACGGTCAGATCGGCAACGACCTGGTCGGCTGGATCAACTTCCAGCCCCTTTACGACCAGATCACCGCCGCCGAGCCCGACATGTTCGGCTGA
- a CDS encoding DMT family transporter has translation MTHVSVQRGLLYVSIAATAWGTGGAAGALLHQAGGLGPVSVSFWRFASGAVMLLLASRLFGLGRPGGLGRTVVTGAAMAVYQTAYFAAIAASGLAVATVITIGATPVLVAAGARVLLGERLGPAGLGAVATALTGLAMLTLDGGSATFSMAGVGWALLSAAGYAGVTLLNRASTDGPYATAMGGFVVGGLCLLPLALAQGLLPQGDLLASSVIIAYLGAVPTALAYGLFFAGLAAVRATTAAVISLVEPVGAAVIGVLLLGERLTPQAVAGAVLLLASVGLLTFGERRGAVDPAATL, from the coding sequence ATGACGCATGTCTCCGTGCAGCGGGGCCTGCTGTACGTATCGATCGCGGCGACCGCCTGGGGCACCGGGGGCGCCGCCGGCGCGCTGCTCCACCAGGCAGGCGGCCTCGGTCCCGTCTCCGTCTCGTTCTGGCGCTTCGCCTCCGGCGCGGTGATGCTCCTGCTGGCCTCGCGCCTGTTCGGTCTCGGACGCCCGGGTGGTCTCGGGCGGACCGTGGTCACGGGTGCGGCGATGGCCGTCTACCAGACGGCCTACTTCGCGGCGATCGCCGCGTCCGGCCTGGCCGTGGCGACCGTGATCACGATAGGCGCCACGCCGGTCCTCGTCGCCGCCGGCGCGCGCGTGCTGCTGGGCGAGCGGCTGGGCCCGGCGGGGCTCGGCGCGGTGGCGACCGCCCTGACCGGCCTGGCCATGCTGACCCTCGACGGCGGGTCGGCCACCTTCTCGATGGCCGGCGTCGGCTGGGCGCTGCTCTCGGCGGCCGGCTACGCGGGCGTGACCCTGCTCAACCGCGCCTCCACCGACGGCCCCTACGCCACCGCCATGGGCGGCTTCGTCGTCGGGGGCCTGTGCCTGCTCCCCCTCGCGCTGGCGCAGGGCCTGCTGCCGCAGGGTGACCTGCTCGCCTCGTCGGTGATCATCGCCTATCTCGGCGCGGTCCCGACGGCCCTGGCCTACGGTCTCTTCTTCGCCGGTCTGGCCGCGGTGCGGGCCACGACGGCCGCCGTGATCAGCCTCGTGGAGCCGGTCGGCGCGGCGGTCATCGGGGTGCTCCTGCTCGGCGAGCGGCTCACCCCGCAGGCCGTCGCGGGCGCGGTCCTGCTGCTCGCCTCCGTCGGCCTGCTCACCTTCGGCGAGAGGCGCGGGGCCGTTGACCCGGCCGCCACATTATAA
- a CDS encoding VOC family protein — MTTTAQLIAVTIDCAEPKRLAEFYAAVLGYEVQYAEDSYAGIGDGTTSIYFQQNTDRRPAAWPGPDKQFHLDVRVPDLDKAVQDYLELGATKPDFQPGEGGWVVLADPEGHLFCVCPPRN, encoded by the coding sequence ATGACGACGACCGCACAACTCATCGCCGTGACCATCGACTGCGCCGAGCCCAAGCGGCTCGCGGAGTTCTACGCGGCGGTCCTCGGCTACGAGGTCCAGTACGCCGAGGACTCCTACGCAGGCATCGGCGACGGCACGACGAGCATCTACTTCCAGCAGAACACCGACCGCAGGCCGGCCGCCTGGCCGGGCCCCGACAAGCAGTTCCACCTCGATGTCCGGGTCCCCGACCTGGACAAGGCGGTCCAGGACTATCTGGAGCTCGGGGCCACCAAGCCCGACTTCCAGCCCGGCGAGGGGGGCTGGGTCGTGCTCGCCGACCCCGAGGGGCATCTCTTCTGCGTCTGCCCGCCCCGGAACTAG
- a CDS encoding aldo/keto reductase — MRYRVLGGTGIEVSVHCLGAMMFGAAGNPDHDECVRVIHTALDRGINFVDTADMYSAGESEEIVGKALRGRRDDVVLATKVHFPMGEGPNRGGNSRRWIVREVEESLRRLRTDWIDLYQIHRPDHTTDIEETLSTLSDLVRQGKIRAFGCSTFPAEEIVEAHHVAERRGLMRLRTEQPPYSLLARGIETSVLPVCRRLGMGVLTWSPLASGFLTGRYRKGRPVDLTTGRAALTPARFDPSLPVNVAKLDIVERLVEVADGIGCSLPELAVAFTVAHPAVTSVIIGPRTMDQLESLLKGASLTLDDATLDRIDEIVPPGTNAYHPDGSWRSPALDAAARRRPPADRSAA; from the coding sequence ATGCGCTACCGCGTCCTCGGCGGCACCGGCATCGAAGTGAGCGTCCACTGCCTGGGCGCCATGATGTTCGGCGCCGCGGGCAACCCCGACCACGACGAATGCGTCCGCGTCATCCACACCGCCCTCGACCGGGGGATCAACTTCGTCGACACCGCGGACATGTACTCGGCGGGCGAGTCGGAGGAGATCGTGGGAAAGGCGCTGCGCGGCCGCCGCGACGACGTCGTGCTCGCCACCAAGGTGCACTTCCCGATGGGCGAGGGTCCGAACCGCGGCGGCAACTCCCGGCGCTGGATCGTCAGGGAGGTCGAGGAGAGCCTCAGGCGCCTGCGGACCGACTGGATCGACCTCTACCAGATCCACCGCCCCGACCACACGACCGACATCGAGGAGACGCTCTCCACGCTGAGCGATCTCGTGCGCCAGGGCAAGATCCGCGCCTTCGGCTGCTCCACGTTCCCGGCCGAGGAGATCGTCGAGGCGCATCACGTCGCCGAGCGCCGCGGCCTGATGCGCCTCAGGACCGAGCAGCCGCCGTATTCGCTGCTGGCCCGGGGGATCGAGACCTCCGTGCTGCCGGTCTGCCGGCGGTTGGGGATGGGGGTGCTGACCTGGAGCCCGCTGGCCTCGGGCTTCCTGACCGGCAGGTACCGCAAGGGGCGGCCCGTCGATCTCACCACCGGCCGGGCGGCGCTGACGCCGGCGCGCTTCGATCCCTCGCTCCCCGTGAACGTCGCCAAGCTGGACATCGTCGAACGGCTCGTCGAGGTCGCGGACGGCATCGGCTGCTCGCTGCCCGAGCTGGCCGTGGCCTTCACCGTGGCGCATCCCGCCGTCACCTCGGTGATCATAGGACCGCGGACGATGGACCAGTTGGAGTCGCTGCTGAAGGGCGCCTCGCTCACCCTCGACGACGCGACCCTCGACCGGATCGACGAGATCGTTCCCCCCGGGACCAACGCCTACCACCCGGACGGCTCCTGGCGCTCGCCGGCGCTGGACGCCGCCGCCCGCCGCCGCCCGCCCGCCGACCGTTCCGCGGCCTAG
- a CDS encoding MerR family transcriptional regulator: protein MPEAAPDLSIGQVAERTGLSVHTLRFYEHEGILAGPVRRGPGGRRLYTESDVEWLRLCVILRASGMPLPAIRQYTDLVRQGSGTEAERLALLRRHREHVIAQIGELTRCLDLITFKVGVYEDHLGAEGCGDRLGPGPAEHVCGVP, encoded by the coding sequence ATGCCTGAGGCCGCACCGGATCTGAGCATCGGACAGGTCGCCGAACGCACCGGCCTGAGCGTGCACACGCTGCGCTTCTACGAACACGAAGGCATCCTGGCCGGCCCCGTGCGACGGGGACCCGGCGGGCGGCGCCTTTACACCGAGAGCGACGTGGAGTGGCTGCGGCTGTGCGTCATCCTCCGCGCCTCCGGGATGCCCCTCCCCGCGATCCGCCAGTACACCGACCTCGTCCGGCAGGGCTCCGGCACCGAGGCGGAGCGGCTCGCGCTGCTGCGCCGGCACCGGGAGCACGTGATCGCCCAGATCGGTGAGCTGACCCGGTGCCTGGACCTGATCACCTTCAAGGTCGGGGTGTACGAGGACCACCTCGGGGCCGAGGGGTGCGGAGACCGCCTCGGACCCGGCCCCGCCGAGCATGTGTGCGGCGTGCCGTAG
- a CDS encoding DMT family transporter — MTWVGMTIALVGALGYALGAALQQFEAVSEGASLKLMRRPRWWIGGVIGFAGASLHAVALSFAPLVAVQPISVATLVFAVPLAAMLHGRRPHRAEIIGSVAVAVGLLGLMLLVPAHAVTPHMTDREAFGFLGCVGLVVLLAHLAARKAGGSAKALLLSVGAGVVTASVSTFVRVVGGNLNGDLSNLLSWFTVAIPVLLICAVVLLQKSYAVGYFGIAYATVQVVDPITSITAGALLLDEAMPTGLSNVIPALFAAALLVWGTITLGRLSPDHGTHASTRETASLPS, encoded by the coding sequence ATGACTTGGGTCGGGATGACGATCGCCCTGGTCGGCGCGCTGGGCTACGCGCTGGGCGCGGCGCTCCAGCAGTTCGAGGCGGTCTCCGAGGGGGCCTCGCTCAAGCTGATGCGGCGGCCCCGGTGGTGGATAGGCGGTGTGATCGGGTTCGCCGGGGCGTCCCTGCACGCCGTCGCGCTCAGCTTCGCGCCGCTGGTCGCGGTGCAGCCGATCAGCGTGGCGACGCTGGTGTTCGCCGTGCCGCTGGCCGCGATGCTGCACGGCAGGCGGCCGCACCGGGCTGAGATCATCGGGTCGGTCGCGGTGGCCGTCGGCCTGCTCGGCCTGATGCTGCTCGTCCCCGCGCACGCCGTGACGCCGCACATGACGGACCGGGAGGCGTTCGGCTTCCTCGGCTGCGTCGGGCTGGTCGTGCTGCTGGCGCACCTGGCCGCGCGGAAGGCGGGGGGCTCGGCCAAGGCGCTGCTGCTGTCGGTCGGCGCCGGTGTGGTGACGGCCAGCGTGTCCACCTTCGTCCGGGTGGTGGGCGGTAACCTCAACGGCGACCTGAGCAACCTGCTGAGCTGGTTCACGGTCGCGATCCCCGTGCTGCTGATCTGCGCGGTGGTGCTGCTGCAGAAGTCCTACGCGGTGGGCTACTTCGGCATCGCCTACGCGACGGTGCAGGTGGTCGACCCCATCACCTCGATCACGGCCGGGGCGCTCCTGCTCGACGAGGCGATGCCGACCGGCCTGTCGAACGTGATCCCCGCGCTCTTCGCCGCCGCGCTGCTGGTCTGGGGGACCATCACGCTGGGCCGGCTGTCTCCGGACCACGGCACCCACGCCTCCACCCGGGAGACGGCCTCGCTCCCGTCCTAG